In Xylanibacter ruminicola 23, a single genomic region encodes these proteins:
- the mnmE gene encoding tRNA uridine-5-carboxymethylaminomethyl(34) synthesis GTPase MnmE gives MSVDTICALATAPGGAIGIVRISGNETLEILSRVFTKDLTNAQPNTIHYGHIRNGEEIVDEVLVSVFRAPHSYTGEESAEISCHGSRYILNKVLALLIANGCRQAGPGEFTQRAYLNGKMDLSQAEAVADLIASTNQATHQIAMSQLRGHFSSKLAQLREQLLKLTSLLELELDFSDHEDLEFADRSELMDLTKTIDNHITRLAKSFETGQALKQGIPVAIVGKTNVGKSTLLNRLLKDDRAIVSDVHGTTRDTIEDTIDINGITFRFIDTAGIRQTQDEVEQIGITRTYAAIDKARIVLWLIDAEPSTEEINDILQHTENKKLIVIKNKADKADNNSYNLLNYPFITISAKFGTGIEELEQAIYEAANIPALTENDIIVTNARHYDALVRAHDNIQRVIDGLQMQLSGDLLSEDLRQALDTLAEITGGQITPNEVLGNIFKNFCVGK, from the coding sequence ATTTACCAAGGACCTCACAAACGCCCAGCCCAACACCATTCATTATGGGCATATCAGGAACGGCGAAGAGATTGTCGACGAGGTTCTGGTAAGCGTATTCCGTGCCCCCCACTCTTACACGGGCGAAGAGAGCGCAGAGATTTCGTGTCACGGTTCACGTTATATCCTGAATAAGGTATTAGCCTTGCTGATAGCCAACGGTTGTCGCCAGGCGGGCCCAGGTGAGTTTACCCAGCGTGCCTACCTGAACGGCAAGATGGACCTCTCGCAGGCCGAAGCTGTAGCCGATCTGATAGCCTCAACCAATCAGGCTACCCACCAGATAGCAATGAGTCAGCTGCGTGGTCATTTTTCATCCAAGCTGGCCCAACTGCGCGAACAGCTGCTCAAGCTCACCTCACTCTTAGAGCTCGAGCTTGATTTCTCCGATCACGAGGATTTGGAGTTTGCCGACCGCAGCGAGCTGATGGATTTAACGAAAACGATTGACAATCACATTACCCGCTTGGCCAAAAGTTTCGAAACAGGTCAGGCACTTAAGCAAGGTATCCCTGTGGCCATTGTGGGCAAGACCAACGTGGGAAAATCTACCCTTCTGAATCGCTTATTGAAGGATGATCGCGCTATTGTGAGCGACGTTCATGGTACCACCCGTGATACCATCGAGGACACCATCGACATCAACGGCATCACCTTCCGCTTTATCGATACAGCAGGTATCCGACAGACCCAGGACGAGGTAGAACAGATAGGTATTACCCGCACATATGCCGCTATCGACAAGGCCCGCATCGTGCTTTGGCTGATTGACGCAGAACCTTCAACAGAAGAAATTAACGATATACTACAACACACTGAAAATAAGAAGCTTATCGTTATCAAAAATAAAGCCGATAAGGCGGATAACAATAGTTACAATCTGTTAAATTACCCATTTATCACCATCAGTGCTAAGTTTGGTACCGGTATCGAAGAGTTAGAGCAAGCCATCTACGAGGCAGCTAATATTCCTGCCCTAACCGAGAACGATATCATTGTTACCAACGCCCGTCATTACGACGCTTTGGTGCGTGCTCACGACAACATCCAGCGCGTGATCGACGGTCTCCAAATGCAACTTAGCGGAGACCTTCTGAGTGAAGATCTCCGCCAAGCCCTTGACACCCTCGCCGAAATCACCGGCGGTCAAATCACCCCCAACGAAGTTTTAGGAAATATCTTTAAAAACTTCTGCGTGGGAAAGTGA
- a CDS encoding glycoside hydrolase family 2 TIM barrel-domain containing protein, giving the protein MKRIFFALMLALAVDGQAQTSRDWENPAVLGINKLPYHATLQLPSRWHECKEIVSLDGEWFFHWSRKPEERPVDFYAEHFDVSAWDKIKVPGNWQTQGFGTPIYTNIDYPFKRDRPSVTSEPPRDWTAYENRNPVGSYVTYINVTKAMLSQNLILHFGGVHSAMYVWLNGKQVGYSQNSMSPAEFDVTRYLHEGENKLAVEVYRWCDGSYLEDQDMWRLSGIFREVQLWVRPLVHIADYHVTAVPNRHFSQASVTADIAVCNSGRSVAKNMKAVLKLDGHTIDGALKTLGAGDTMHVKLSHLIDHPRLWSAEKPHLYPFSVELVDKKGNVVEHFDYHLGVKRVETVGEVFKINGKNVKLRGVNRHDHHPITGRYVDDTTYETDIRLMKQANINFLRTSHYPDREYLYELCDRWGLYVMDEANQESHGYGYANEEMGHDEAWKQAHVDRAESLVKRDFNHPCVILWSLGNEGGVGPNIQAMYDKVCEFDSTRLPFYDCHPRYSALHDFGYPAPDELRSEAIKETEKPLIAREYAHAMGNSVGNLQEYWDVIYADSSICGAAIWDWVDQGLVKKDGDKKFWAYGGDFGDKPNLDAFCINGLLAPDRTPHPHYYEVQHVYQPLQFVLQGDSIHIINRDSFTDVSEYDITCDTIVIDGERLLNVAAHLRQDMPWAQKGFVVASEQFVLSPYVFPKPVVTPSDSLVAGNGITIRGNALTSWMIDGREVLQAPLEPYFWKPENDNQHAAGFAGRVAMWKEVKDVKVRYTVLNERSILVDVDYQPTETNRPIIPKLGMRMRLAADMTNIAYYGRGPWENYPDRKRSAFLGLYQMPLSQFETEYIRPQDNGCRTDVRWFSISNGSNTLRIDGLQPLCIRAWDYGEENLEAARHPYEIQRGQFVNLNIDLNIHGVGGIDTWGRRTLPQYTIDGNKPYHYAFILTCI; this is encoded by the coding sequence ATGAAAAGAATTTTTTTCGCATTGATGTTGGCGCTGGCTGTTGATGGTCAGGCGCAGACATCTCGTGATTGGGAGAACCCTGCTGTTCTTGGTATCAATAAATTGCCTTATCATGCTACTTTGCAGTTACCTTCTAGGTGGCATGAGTGCAAGGAGATTGTGAGTCTGGATGGTGAGTGGTTCTTCCATTGGAGCCGCAAACCAGAGGAGAGACCGGTTGACTTTTATGCGGAGCATTTCGATGTGAGCGCATGGGATAAAATCAAGGTGCCTGGCAACTGGCAGACCCAGGGCTTTGGCACACCTATCTATACTAATATAGACTATCCTTTTAAGCGTGATCGGCCCAGTGTGACAAGTGAGCCGCCACGTGACTGGACGGCCTATGAGAACCGCAATCCTGTAGGCTCCTACGTTACCTATATCAACGTCACTAAAGCAATGCTATCACAGAATCTTATTCTGCATTTCGGTGGTGTCCATTCGGCGATGTATGTTTGGTTGAATGGAAAGCAGGTGGGCTATAGTCAGAATTCCATGTCGCCGGCCGAGTTTGATGTGACGCGGTATCTGCATGAAGGTGAGAACAAACTGGCTGTCGAGGTTTATCGTTGGTGCGATGGCAGTTATCTGGAAGATCAGGATATGTGGCGCCTTTCTGGCATCTTCCGTGAGGTGCAGTTGTGGGTGCGCCCCTTGGTGCATATTGCCGACTACCATGTAACGGCTGTTCCTAACCGACATTTTTCTCAAGCCAGTGTGACTGCTGATATTGCCGTTTGTAATAGCGGTCGCTCAGTGGCTAAAAATATGAAGGCTGTGCTGAAGTTGGATGGACATACCATCGATGGGGCTCTGAAAACGCTGGGGGCAGGCGATACCATGCATGTTAAGCTTTCGCACCTGATAGATCATCCCCGTTTGTGGTCGGCTGAGAAGCCTCATCTCTATCCGTTTAGCGTTGAACTCGTAGATAAGAAGGGTAACGTGGTTGAGCATTTTGATTATCATCTGGGAGTGAAACGGGTAGAAACCGTTGGAGAGGTTTTCAAAATCAACGGCAAGAATGTAAAGTTGCGCGGCGTGAATCGTCATGACCATCATCCTATCACAGGTCGCTATGTAGATGATACTACCTATGAGACGGACATTCGACTGATGAAGCAGGCCAATATTAATTTTCTGCGTACGTCGCACTATCCTGATCGCGAATATCTTTATGAACTCTGCGATAGATGGGGGCTCTATGTGATGGACGAGGCTAATCAGGAGAGTCATGGCTATGGCTATGCCAACGAAGAGATGGGGCATGATGAGGCTTGGAAGCAGGCACATGTGGATCGCGCAGAATCGTTGGTGAAACGTGACTTCAATCATCCATGCGTCATCCTTTGGAGTCTTGGAAATGAGGGTGGGGTAGGTCCTAATATTCAGGCAATGTATGACAAGGTGTGCGAGTTTGACTCTACACGCCTGCCTTTCTACGATTGTCATCCACGCTACTCCGCTCTGCACGACTTTGGTTATCCTGCACCCGACGAACTGCGCAGTGAGGCTATCAAAGAAACTGAGAAACCGCTGATAGCACGCGAATATGCCCACGCCATGGGTAACTCCGTGGGTAACCTGCAGGAGTACTGGGATGTGATATATGCCGACTCAAGTATCTGTGGCGCTGCCATTTGGGATTGGGTGGACCAGGGACTCGTTAAGAAAGATGGGGATAAGAAGTTCTGGGCTTATGGAGGCGACTTTGGTGATAAACCAAACTTAGATGCCTTCTGTATCAATGGTTTGCTGGCACCCGACCGTACGCCACATCCACATTACTATGAGGTACAACATGTGTATCAACCTTTGCAGTTTGTGTTACAAGGGGATAGCATTCATATTATCAATCGTGACAGTTTTACTGATGTGAGTGAGTACGACATCACGTGTGATACTATCGTGATTGATGGTGAACGACTGTTGAATGTGGCTGCGCATTTGCGTCAGGATATGCCTTGGGCTCAGAAAGGATTTGTGGTAGCCAGTGAGCAGTTTGTACTTTCGCCTTATGTGTTCCCGAAACCAGTAGTGACTCCTTCTGATTCTCTTGTTGCAGGTAATGGCATTACCATCCGTGGTAACGCACTCACGTCATGGATGATAGATGGGCGCGAAGTACTGCAAGCCCCCCTCGAACCATATTTCTGGAAACCAGAAAATGACAATCAGCATGCCGCTGGTTTTGCGGGGCGTGTAGCTATGTGGAAAGAGGTAAAAGATGTGAAGGTGCGTTACACCGTGCTTAATGAGCGTAGCATTCTTGTTGATGTTGACTATCAGCCCACAGAAACAAATCGCCCAATTATACCAAAGTTGGGCATGCGTATGCGTTTGGCAGCTGATATGACAAATATAGCGTATTATGGTCGTGGACCCTGGGAAAACTATCCTGATCGCAAACGGAGTGCTTTCCTCGGTCTTTATCAGATGCCATTGTCACAATTCGAAACTGAATACATACGTCCTCAAGACAATGGATGCCGTACTGATGTGCGTTGGTTCAGTATATCTAATGGTTCTAACACATTGCGTATTGATGGATTACAACCACTCTGCATTCGTGCCTGGGATTATGGTGAGGAAAACCTTGAGGCGGCTCGTCATCCGTATGAAATTCAGCGTGGGCAGTTTGTAAATCTCAATATCGATTTGAATATTCATGGTGTTGGTGGCATCGACACCTGGGGGCGCCGCACACTGCCCCAATACACCATTGATGGTAACAAACCATATCACTATGCGTTCATTCTAACTTGTATTTAG
- a CDS encoding uracil-xanthine permease family protein, with protein MNQIEEKEGIFDARELGMPKYIILGVQHLFAMFGATVLVPVLTGLSVSSTLLFAGIGTLVFHAISKFKVPAFLGSSFAFLGGYLSVKALGVEQGMSETLALDYACIGVLFAGLCYFVMAGLIKSFGIERVLHFFPPLVTGPMIIAIGLVLSGSAIQNCTTNWPLALVALVTVIVASIYGKGIIKIIPILLGVVVSYSVAVAMGEVDFTSLGEADWIGLPFSKEQTALAVWDNMDTTFLISTIIAIMPIAIATIMEHIGDMCAISSTVGKDFLKEPGLHRTLMGDGLATAFASLFGAPANTTYGENTGVLNLTKVFDPAVIRLAAVFAILLSFCPKFACLIGLMPAATIGGVSLILYGMISAVGVRNLVEDSVDFNSSRNVFVAALILVIAIGVKYGADDNVSFGPIHFSGLALSAIVGVGLNAVLPGKLGMKIKSVHGKEKK; from the coding sequence ATGAATCAGATAGAAGAAAAAGAGGGCATCTTTGATGCCAGAGAACTGGGCATGCCAAAATACATTATTTTGGGTGTCCAACATTTGTTTGCGATGTTTGGTGCCACTGTGCTGGTACCTGTGTTAACCGGTTTGTCAGTGTCGTCGACCTTGCTGTTTGCGGGTATCGGCACATTGGTGTTCCATGCTATCAGCAAGTTTAAGGTGCCTGCTTTCCTTGGCTCATCGTTTGCCTTCCTGGGCGGCTATCTGTCGGTGAAGGCACTGGGCGTAGAGCAGGGAATGAGCGAGACGCTGGCTTTGGATTATGCCTGTATCGGCGTGCTCTTTGCCGGTTTGTGCTATTTCGTGATGGCCGGACTCATCAAGTCGTTTGGCATCGAGAGAGTGTTGCATTTCTTCCCACCTTTGGTTACTGGTCCTATGATTATTGCTATTGGCTTGGTGCTCTCGGGTAGCGCTATTCAGAACTGTACCACCAACTGGCCATTGGCACTCGTAGCACTTGTAACGGTGATTGTTGCCAGCATTTATGGTAAGGGCATCATCAAGATTATCCCTATCCTGCTGGGTGTGGTAGTAAGCTATAGCGTTGCCGTTGCAATGGGCGAGGTTGATTTTACTTCGCTGGGCGAGGCCGACTGGATTGGCTTGCCTTTCAGCAAGGAGCAGACCGCGCTGGCTGTGTGGGATAATATGGATACCACGTTCCTGATTTCTACTATCATCGCCATCATGCCTATCGCCATCGCTACCATCATGGAGCACATCGGTGATATGTGTGCTATCTCTTCTACTGTAGGTAAGGACTTCCTGAAGGAACCCGGTTTGCACCGTACGCTGATGGGCGACGGACTGGCTACTGCTTTTGCATCGCTGTTTGGTGCGCCTGCTAACACCACTTACGGCGAGAATACCGGTGTGCTGAACCTTACTAAGGTGTTCGACCCCGCTGTGATTCGTCTGGCTGCTGTCTTTGCCATCCTGCTGTCGTTCTGTCCTAAGTTCGCTTGCTTGATTGGCTTGATGCCTGCTGCTACCATCGGTGGTGTAAGCTTGATTCTCTACGGTATGATCTCGGCTGTGGGTGTTCGCAACCTGGTTGAGGATAGCGTAGATTTCAACTCTTCACGTAATGTGTTTGTGGCTGCTTTGATTCTGGTTATCGCCATCGGCGTGAAATACGGTGCCGACGATAACGTAAGCTTCGGTCCTATCCACTTCTCAGGCTTAGCCCTCTCGGCTATCGTAGGCGTAGGTCTTAACGCCGTCCTGCCTGGTAAGTTAGGCATGAAGATTAAGAGCGTTCACGGTAAGGAAAAGAAATAA